From the Lathyrus oleraceus cultivar Zhongwan6 chromosome 4, CAAS_Psat_ZW6_1.0, whole genome shotgun sequence genome, one window contains:
- the LOC127073809 gene encoding 40S ribosomal protein S9-2: protein MVHVSFYRNYGKTFKKPRRPYEKERLDAELKLVGEYGLRCKRELWRVQYALSRIRNNARNLLTLDEKNPRRIFEGEALLRRMFRYGLLDETQNKLDYVLALTVENFLERRLQTLVFKSGMAKSIHHARVLIRQRHIRVGRQVVNIPSFMVRVDSQKHIDFSLTSPLGGGRPGRVKRKNLKAAAKKASGGDGDEEDED, encoded by the exons ATGGTTCACGTTTCATTTTACAGAAATT ATGGGAAAACCTTCAAGAAGCCTCGTCGTCCATACGAGAAGGAGCGATTGGATGCTGAGTTGAAGCTCGTCGGAGAGTACGGTCTTCGCTGCAAAAGGGAGCTCTGGAGGGTTCAGTACGCTCTCAGCCGTATCCGTAACAATGCGAGGAATCTGTTGACGCTGGATGAGAAGAATCCTCGTCGGATCTTTGAGGGTGAAGCACTTTTGAGGAGAATGTTTCGTTATGGTCTTCTTGATGAAACTCAGAACAAGCTCGATTATGTTTTGGCTCTTACTGTGGAGAACTTTCTCGAGCGCCGCCTTCAGACACTTGTTTTCAAATCTGGCATGGCTAAGTCCATTCATCACGCTAGGGTTCTTATCAGGCAAAGGCACATCAG GGTTGGGAGACAGGTGGTGAACATTCCATCATTCATGGTGAGGGTTGATTCACAGAAGCACATTGACTTTTCACTCACCAGTCCTCTTGGTGGTGGTCGTCCTGGTCGTGTGAAGCGAAAGAACCTTAAGGCTGCAGCTAAGAAGGCTTCAGGTGGTGATGGAGATGAGGAGGATGAAGATTAA
- the LOC127073810 gene encoding 40S ribosomal protein S9-2: protein MVHVSFYRNYGKTFKKPRRPYEKERLDAELKLVGEYGLRCKRELWRVQYALSRIRNNARNLLTLDEKNPRRIFEGEALLRRMFRYGLLDETQNKLDYVLALTVENFLERRLQTLVFKSGMAKSIHHARVLIRQRHIRVGRQVVNIPSFMVRVDSQKHIDFSLTSPLGGGRPGRVKRKNLKAAAKKASGGDGDEEDED from the exons ATGGTGCATGTTTCGTTTTACCGGAATT ATGGGAAAACCTTCAAGAAGCCTCGTCGTCCATACGAGAAGGAGCGATTGGATGCTGAGTTGAAGCTCGTCGGAGAGTACGGTCTTCGCTGCAAAAGGGAGCTCTGGAGGGTTCAATACGCTCTCAGCCGTATCCGTAACAATGCGAGGAATCTGTTGACGCTGGATGAGAAGAATCCTCGTCGGATCTTTGAGGGTGAAGCACTTTTGAGGAGAATGTTTCGTTATGGTCTTCTTGATGAAACTCAGAACAAGCTCGATTACGTCTTGGCTCTCACTGTTGAGAACTTTCTCGAGCGTCGCCTTCAGACACTTGTTTTCAAATCTGGCATGGCTAAGTCCATTCATCACGCTAGGGTTCTTATCAGGCAAAGGCACATCAG GGTTGGGAGACAGGTGGTGAACATTCCATCATTCATGGTGAGGGTTGATTCACAGAAGCACATTGACTTTTCACTCACAAGTCCTCTTGGTGGTGGTCGTCCTGGTCGTGTGAAACGAAAGAACCTTAAGGCTGCAGCTAAGAAGGCTTCAGGTGGTGATGGAGATGAGGAGGATGAAGACTAA